A window of the Motilibacter rhizosphaerae genome harbors these coding sequences:
- a CDS encoding YciI family protein: MLLMFGSAGEMMATQPGDWVREMIDFMIAIDEELRASGELVEARGLADEARVVSLQDGQVVVSDGPYAESKEALAGYWVLDVASEERVVEIAGRIARWSGRVELRRVADGPPDID, encoded by the coding sequence ATGCTGCTGATGTTCGGCAGTGCCGGCGAGATGATGGCGACGCAGCCGGGCGACTGGGTGCGGGAGATGATCGACTTCATGATCGCGATCGACGAGGAGCTGCGCGCCAGCGGCGAGCTCGTCGAGGCGCGCGGGCTCGCCGACGAGGCGCGGGTGGTCAGCCTGCAGGACGGCCAGGTCGTGGTGAGCGACGGCCCGTACGCCGAGTCCAAGGAGGCGCTCGCCGGCTACTGGGTGCTCGACGTCGCCAGCGAGGAGCGCGTCGTCGAGATCGCCGGCCGCATCGCCCGGTGGTCCGGACGGGTCGAGCTGCGCCGGGTGGCCGACGGGCCGCCCGACATCGACTGA
- a CDS encoding pentapeptide repeat-containing protein — translation MDGAPLDARTALLRADCASCTGLCCVVPAFAASADFAIDKPAGTPCPHLALDSRCRIHDELPQRGFPGCTAFDCLGAGQRVTARFAPRSWRDAPDEVAAAFEEARGLHELLWYVADALARPLPVELRVGLATTYAALDAAVDAGEPAGPWFPRVDPLLRRASDAVRTAWPAARQLRRADLAGADLRGADLRGADLRGALLLGADLTGARLADADLVGADLRGARLAGADLRGALFLTPVQVAAAVGDARTLLPEHLARPGRWRG, via the coding sequence GTGGACGGGGCTCCGCTCGACGCGCGCACGGCACTGCTCCGCGCCGACTGCGCCTCCTGCACGGGGCTCTGCTGCGTGGTGCCGGCCTTCGCCGCGTCCGCCGACTTCGCCATCGACAAGCCGGCCGGCACCCCGTGCCCCCACCTCGCGCTCGACTCCCGCTGCCGCATCCACGACGAGCTGCCCCAGCGCGGCTTCCCCGGCTGCACCGCCTTCGACTGCCTCGGCGCGGGCCAGCGGGTGACCGCCCGCTTCGCCCCGCGCTCGTGGCGGGACGCGCCCGACGAGGTGGCCGCCGCCTTCGAGGAGGCGCGCGGGCTGCACGAGCTGCTCTGGTACGTCGCCGACGCCCTCGCCCGGCCGCTGCCCGTGGAGCTCCGCGTCGGGCTCGCCACGACGTACGCCGCGCTGGACGCCGCCGTCGACGCGGGCGAGCCCGCCGGCCCGTGGTTCCCGCGCGTCGACCCGCTGCTGCGCCGCGCTTCGGACGCGGTGCGTACGGCGTGGCCGGCTGCGCGGCAGCTGCGCCGCGCCGACCTCGCTGGGGCCGACCTGCGTGGTGCCGACCTCCGCGGCGCCGACCTGCGCGGAGCGCTGCTGCTGGGCGCGGACCTCACCGGCGCGCGGCTCGCGGACGCCGACCTCGTCGGCGCCGACCTGCGCGGAGCCCGGCTCGCGGGGGCGGACCTGCGCGGGGCGCTGTTCCTCACCCCGGTGCAGGTCGCCGCAGCCGTCGGCGACGCGCGGACCCTGCTCCCCGAGCACCTGGCGCGGCCCGGCCGCTGGCGGGGCTAG
- a CDS encoding LytR C-terminal domain-containing protein encodes MLTPRGFEIKGAKQHRGGIDWRRRRRRRRVRGTLLLVLLLAVAGAAWATWAQDALPHAWPSSWSLHRGSHQPAVAPAAPTRAAAPSPSPSPACPSPRAVTLVVLNATPRGGLAATVGTELKGRGYRVAKVGNAPTGTAVAGVAQVRHGTKGVAAARRVHTLVPGATDVLDTRRDARVELVLGSRFVRLAPAVAATAAC; translated from the coding sequence ATGCTGACCCCGCGCGGGTTCGAGATCAAGGGCGCCAAGCAGCACCGCGGCGGCATCGACTGGCGGCGCCGCCGCCGTCGCCGGCGGGTCCGCGGCACGCTGCTGCTCGTCCTGCTGCTGGCGGTCGCCGGGGCGGCTTGGGCGACGTGGGCGCAGGACGCGCTGCCGCACGCGTGGCCGAGCAGCTGGTCGCTGCACCGCGGCTCGCACCAGCCCGCCGTGGCGCCGGCCGCCCCGACGCGCGCGGCCGCCCCGAGCCCGTCGCCGTCCCCCGCGTGCCCCTCGCCGCGGGCGGTGACGCTCGTCGTGCTCAACGCGACCCCGCGCGGCGGTCTCGCCGCCACGGTCGGCACCGAGCTCAAGGGACGGGGCTACCGGGTGGCGAAGGTCGGCAACGCCCCCACCGGGACCGCGGTCGCCGGCGTCGCGCAGGTGCGGCACGGCACCAAGGGGGTCGCGGCGGCCCGTCGCGTCCACACCCTCGTGCCCGGCGCCACCGACGTGCTCGACACGCGGCGTGACGCCCGCGTCGAGCTCGTGCTGGGGAGCCGCTTCGTGCGCCTCGCCCCGGCAGTCGCGGCGACCGCCGCCTGCTGA